The Humulus lupulus chromosome 4, drHumLupu1.1, whole genome shotgun sequence genome has a window encoding:
- the LOC133832759 gene encoding uncharacterized protein LOC133832759, protein MEERVKRYKSLGHTVNLVTSEDKSYLASAITFTDDDLKGVHLPHDDPLIISLQAGHFQLGRVLIDGGSGVDILFWEAFQKMELEENQIRPSTTPILGFNSQRVYPKGVVRLTVVVVERTLPVAFLIIDSTISYSAIMGRNWIHRM, encoded by the coding sequence ATGGAAGAGCGAGTGAAGCGATACAAATCATTAGGCCACACGGTCAATCTTGTCACTTCTGAGGACAAAAGTTATCTAGCCTCTGCAATCACCTTCACTGATGATGACCTGAAGGGCGTACACCTACCCCATGATGATCCACTCATCATTTCCCTACAGGCTGGCCATTTCCAGCTGGGTAGAGTTCTAATTGACGGGGGTAGTGGGGTTGACatcctcttctgggaagccttccagaagatGGAGCTAGAAGAGAATCAGATCCGGCCCTCCACTACACCCATTTTGGGATTCAATAGTCAACGAGTATATCCGAAAGGCGTCGTTCGATTGACTGTGGTGGTCGTAGAACGCACCCTGCCAGTAGCCTTTCTCATTATAGATTCCACCATAAGCTACAGCGCCATCATGGGGAGAAATTGGATCCACAGGATGTAG